A genomic window from Klebsiella quasipneumoniae subsp. quasipneumoniae includes:
- a CDS encoding helix-turn-helix transcriptional regulator: MGLASIMRSKTLQQSVLNDLILWIDNNLDKKLTVDDLSDISGYSPWHLFRLFRYYFDRSPMEYIRQQRMSLCRRLLLTTPGYRIVDICIMVGYDDLSAFNRTFKKYHALTPTQYRHRVTRQK, translated from the coding sequence TTGGGATTGGCCTCAATCATGCGTAGCAAAACGCTCCAGCAATCGGTACTAAACGACCTGATCCTTTGGATCGATAATAATCTGGATAAGAAACTAACCGTCGACGATCTGAGCGATATTTCTGGTTATTCTCCCTGGCATTTATTTCGGCTCTTCCGTTATTATTTTGATCGTTCGCCGATGGAGTATATCCGCCAACAGCGTATGTCGCTCTGTCGCCGTTTATTGCTGACGACGCCTGGTTACCGTATTGTCGATATTTGTATTATGGTTGGTTATGACGATCTCAGTGCGTTTAATCGTACCTTCAAAAAATATCATGCGCTCACACCCACCCAATATCGTCACCGGGTCACGCGACAAAAATAA